AGAACTTCAGCAGCCACCATTTCGGGAAGCTTAGCGAACTGATCCTTCACGTTTCCGCTGAGGCCTTCCACGGCTTTCTTCATAGCGGCTTCATTGTCGCTGGCAAGTTTGGTGGAGGACGACTTCACAGCGTCGGCGTTTTCGGCCTTGAGCTTTGCCAGGGCATCTTCCAGCGACTTGCTGTTGTCCCCTTGCAGCTTCTTGAAGCTGGCGATCATTTCGTCTTGAGCCGACTTCAGCTGAGCAGCAATTGCTTTCTCGGCGTCAGCTTTGATTGCAGCGACCTTCTTGGCGGTCTCTTGTTCGAGACGCTTCGTCGCGGCGGCTACCGATTCGGAGGCTTGCGTGCGAATCGCGGCGAGTTCTTTTTCCATCGCGTCGCGCAGTTTGGCAGCTTCAGCTTCGATCTGCTTGGTGGCGTCGGCCGAAAGTTGGGCTTCGATTTCTTTCGAACGCTTGGCGAGATCAGCATCGAGTTTGGCCGAGACATTGGCGGTCACTTGCGCGCCGATCTCAGCTTTGAGACGCTCGCGTCGACGGCCAATAAAGGCTTGCGCGGGGGTGGCATCGGCCACCACGATCGCAGCCACCAAGGCGGCAACGGTGAGTAGCGACAATCGGGTCATGAGAGAAACTCCGAACCAAAACAGGGGTGGGGGGAAGGCGGGATGGAAAGCATTGGCATCGCGAACACTAGGTAAGCGACGTTAATTTTTCCGGTAGAACCAATCCCGCAATGTAATCCGAGGTGGGCTGAATATCCAGCGTTTCGCGGCAATTCGCACGCTGCATACTCAACCTAAACGGCACATTTTTGCCCGTTTCGCCAATCGATTTTGACTGATGGGTACTAGTTTCGAAAGACTGAGGGGCATTTGCTACGAAAATGTAGGTCATGCCAAATGTCGTGCAGGGTCGACCTTACACGATTATGCGAAACCGGAGAGTAGTGACGCAAGCCAAAGAAAACGTGGCCGCAGCATGAGGCCGCAAGTTATCGCCAGTCTCTCGGTAGATTCCCAAAGAGTGTAAGTGCCAGAATGCCAGCCACTTGGGGCAAAAGAGAAGGGTGGCTGGATCGCTTTGGATGAGCGGGGCGAAAGGGGGTTACGGCAGCGCTGAAACGTCGACAGCCACACGCATGCGGTGCTGTCCGCCACCGATCAAAACACCCTTAATGGGGCAAACATCGCTGTAATCGCGGCCCCAGGCGAGTGTAATGTGCTTGGTCGCTGGAATCTGATTGTTGGTCGGATCGAAGTCGATCCAGCCCAGTTCGGGGCAGTAAGCCGATAGCCAAGCGTGCGACGCATCGGCTCCCACAAGTTTCGGCTGACCAGGCGGAGGAGAGGTCAGCAGGTAGCCACTCACGTAGCGAGCCGGGAGGCCTAGCGAACGTAAACAGCCGATCTGCAAGTGGGCAAAATCTTGGCAAACACCGCGGCGGCTTTTTAGGACGGTGAGAATCGGGGTGCTGATCGTGGTTGCCTGCGGATCGTAAACAAACTCTTTGAAAATCCGTTTGGTGAGATCGAGTATGGCTGCCAGCCAGGGTCGTCCTGGGGTGAACGACGGCATGGCGTAAGCCCGCAACTCGTCGCTCGTGGGTATATGCGGCGAGTCATACACAAACTGACGTGCATCGAGCCACCACGGCGGCTGTCCGAGGGCAAAGCGGTCGCGAATTTCTTCCCAGGGAGGTGTGCTCTCGGCGACGGGAATCTCGGGCTCGATTACTTGCACCTGACTCACGGCTGTCACGCTCAGCCGCTGATGCCCCTCTTGAATCGAGAAGAACCCGGTGTGATTGCCGTAGTAGTCGAGTCGAGTCTCCATCCGATTGGGTGTAGGGCGCACGCGCAGTCGATGCGACACGCAGCTTTGCCGACGATGATCGCGCGGCATCAGATGCAGTTCGTTATGACAGATCGGCACGGCCTTGCTGTAGTTGTAGACCGTGGTGTGAACGACCTTGTATTTGATCACGATGGAGAGAGATCGTTGTCGGGAAAGTAAAGCCGACCGGACGGACGAATTTCATTCATCTGTCGGGATGGACCGGCATGGATCAGATAGTGACGCGTGATTTCATCGGACAGTGCCCGCAATTGGTCGGCTGATCGAGCCAGTAGCGCTTCGAGCTGTCGGCGGTGGCCATCTTTTTCGACTTCGGCGAGGGCGTAAACGTCGCTCAGCCGCACATCGGTGAGGGCCGAAAGGACGATGCGTTGCTCGCTGGTCAGCAGGAGTTGGCTGGCCGAACGGGGCAGGGCATCGACATGCGAACCAAGTGCTGCCAGCTGAAATGCGATCGCCCGAGGATTGGTTTCGTCGGTGATGAGCAAGTCGAGCAGTGGAGGCAACTGTAGCGTGGTGAGATAGCGACTGCGATAGGTCATCGAGCTGTCGGCGATTTCCAGCAGGGCTTCGAAGACGGAATCTTCTTCAGCGGCGGGAATGGCCAGCGTGCTCTTGAGCAGGATCAGTCCATGCAAAGAACGCTCGAGTCGACGCCCCATATCGAGGAAACGCCAACCAGGGCCGCGCGTCATGCTCTCGGTTCCCATACCACTGAAGGCCGAGATGTCGAGAATCAGGCGGTTGAGGATCGACAGGACATCGGCGAGCGGCACATCGTCGGGCTTCACCTGCGCCAGAACCTCTTGCCCCAGGCGGTTCAAAATGCGCCAGCTATCGATCGAAATGCGATCGCGCACAGTAGCTGCTGTCCGGCGAAGCATCGACAGCATCGAAGCGATGCTCGCCGTTTTTTTCGGGTCAAACACTCCGGCAATTAGTTCGCTTTCGAGCTGAGCAAACTGCGCTGAAGGAGGGAGCGCCATGAACTCGGGCCGAAGTTGGCCAAGCTCAGCGAGCACGTGCAGCAGTGTTCCCAAACTTTGGGGCCCGTGCATCCCCGATTCGCTGGTGTACCGCGTAATAAAGCTGCGCAAGATGCGCGCCGAGCTTTCCGCCCGCTCGACGTGACGCCCCAGCCAGTAGAGGTTGTCGGCGACGCGGCTCGGGAGGTCGTTGCTGCTCCGCTGCACGACCACGGGTGTTCCCGCAGGATGCAGCAGCGTGACCGGTGTCACCGGGCTGTCGGCGAGAACCCACACGTCTTTGCTACCCTGACCACCCAGTGCCGATTCACCGAGCGCATCGGGAGTTGTCGAAACCCGAGCTAACCCACCCGGCATCACTTCGTAGCTATCTCCCTTCGCCACTGCGAAGGTCCGCACGGCAACGTGCGAGGGGCCCATCACCCCGTTGTTCCAAACCGGAGCGGTGGAGCCAGAAACGAGTTCTTGGGCCACATAGTTTTGCGGCGCACATTTGATCTTCGCGCGCCATTCCGAGAGCTGTTCTTTGGTTAGACGAGCGCCATAGATTGGCGACAGGCCTGGCCCAGGGAAACTCGGCTTAATGACGAGTTCCTGAAGGTTATCGAGCACCAGTTGCAGCGATTCGCCATCGCCACACCACCAGGTCCGAACACTAGGCAGCAGCAGATCTTCGCGAAGGAAGTAGCGGGCAAGCGTTGGCAAAAATGGAATGAGTGCGTGCGATTCCAGGACACTACAGCCGAGCGCATTGGCAAGCACCACATGTCCGCTGCGGGCCGCGTGCACCAGTCCTGGAATGCCGTGAAGCGAATCGCCGCGAAGCTCGAGCGGATCGCATTCCTCGTCACGTAGTCGCCGCAAAATGACATCGACCTTCAGCAGTCCGCCGAGGGTCTTCAGGTAGACGTGATCGTCGCGCACCGTCAGGTCGCCACCCTCGACGAGGGCAAAACCGAGGTAGCGAGCGATATAGGCATCTTCGAAATACGTCGGGCTGGCGGGGCCAGGTGTAAGCAGCACGATGCGCGGATTGTCTTGCGCATGAGCGACCGCTTGCAGCGTTTCGCGGAACGTTAAAAAGAATTTCGCGAGCCGCTCGACCTGCGCATCGCGAAACACATCGGGCAGCATGCGCGAGATGACGATCCGATTTTCAAGCGCGTAGCCAGCCCCTGTTGGGCCGCGAGCTCGGTCGGCCATCACCATCCAGTTGCCACTGTTATCGCGGGCCAGATGACCGGCGTAGATGTAGAGGTACCGACTGCGAGGGACCGAAAGTCCGTGGCAGGGGCGGAGGAAACCGGGATGGGCCAGAACTAGTTCCGGTGGCAGCAACCCCTCGGCCAGCAGTCGCTGCTGACCATACAGGTCGGCCAGAATCAGGTTCAGCAGCGTGGCACGCTGCGTCAGACCGGCCGAGAGTTTGTTCCACTCGCTTCCTTGAACGAGCAGCGGGAGGGCATCGAGCTCCCAGGGGCGAGTCATCCCCGCAGGATCGCCGTGAACGTTATAGGTGACACCGTTTTCGCGGATCACTCGTCGCGCTTGTTCCCAGCGTTCGAGCAATTCGGGAGCAGTGATTTCACTGAGCGAACTCGCAAACTGTTGCCAGTGTGGCCGGATCACTCCCCCATCGACCAATTCGTCGAACGTGCCGACAGGCGGCTGATATTCAGCCAGCAGGCCGCCAGGTGGCTTGGGTCCGGAAACGGGCGTAACAACGCTCATAGGAAAGGTCGAACCAATCTGCGAGGACTACCTGATGAACAGGCGGTCGAGACGAGTCTGTCAAAGTCGCGTGAATCGGAAGGACGCCTGTCGATTGGAAATCGACCCGTGGGGGTGGCGCGCTTGAGGAGGAGTCCGCGAGGGATGTCTACGTCAGCATAATCTGTGGCCAAGTGGCCGGGCAAGTTGCGCCATCGATACAAACGGTCTCGCTGGTCAAGGCAACGTTGATGCGTTAGGGCTTGCTAACGCGATTGCGTCTGGGATTGAGTTTGCGTCGTCACCGGTCCCTGTGCCCCCGCTGTGGGTGCAAAAAAGGTTTCGTAAATCGACTCACCCACGTCATTGAGTTTCTGCTGGAAGTCGTCAATGAATTCATGCAGACCGTCATTCACGATTTCGTCGATCCGCGAGTAGTTCAGTTCCGATCGGAGGCGTCCCAAACGCTGTTCAGCCGAACTGTAGATCCGGTCCCCACGATGACCACTAATGGCTGCGAGCGAATTTTCCGCCTCGATCAAGCAAAAATGCATGGCGCGAGGGAACTCGCGATCGAGGATCAAAAAGTCGGCCACCTGAGCAGGGGTGATACGTCCATGACGTTTGCGATACATCTCGAGGGCCGAAGCCGATTCGAGAAGGGCCGACCACTGGATGGTATCGAGCGCTGTGCCGACATCCCGCTCCGAAGGGAGCAAAATGAAGTACTTCACATCGAGAATGCGGCTGGTTTTGTCCGCTCGTTCCAGCAACCGACCGAGCCGCGCAAAGTGCCACGCTTCGCCGTGCGACATCGTGGCATCGGTGATTCCTTCCATCAGATGACTCGAAAGAATGATCTGATTGAAGAAATCGAACGGGCTGTCGAACACCGAGCGATCGGTGGCAGCCGAACGAACGGTCAGGAAGTATTTGTTGAGTTCTTCCCACATAAGCGACGAGATCATTTCGCGAACGGTGCGTGCGTTTTCTCGCGCATAGCGCAGGCACGAAACAATCGAGTTCGGGTTCTTGGCATCGAATGCCAGGAACTCAATCACCTTACGCTGATCGGGGTCAACGTAATGCTCTTTGAAGAAGTCCTGATCGCCAGTGGTGTAGACCAGAGGCGCCCACTGGCCAGCAGTTTGCGAGCCGAGGTCGAGCGACAACTTTAGGTTGACGTTGATGAACCGCGCAACGTTCTCGGCGCGTTCGATGTAGCGACTCATCCAAAAAATGGAGTCAGCAACGCGACTAAGCATGCCAGGAGGTCCGCCGTTGTGTGCAGTTCGAAGGAGTTCAGAAACAGGGGCCACGGTTTTCGCAGCAGTGATGGTGGGAGTGGAGCTAATCAAGGTATCACCGGGCTTGATTATGATCCCCTGCATCATCCTGGGGACCGATGTCGGTGTCCAGTTACAGGGGAAAACTATTTGGCGAGGGAGCCCTATTTAGCGTGGTAACCATTGCGGAGTACCCAAGTATCTTTGCTGCCGCCACCTTGTGACGAGTTCACGACCAGCGAGCCTTTGCGAAGCGCCACGCGTGTCAGGCCACCGGGAAGAACGTAGATTTCGCGCCCATGCAGAATGTAGGGACGCAAATCGACATGTCGACCTTCGAAGTGATCTTCCACGATCGTTGGTACACGCGACAGGGCCAGCATCGGCTGGGCAATGTAGTTACGCGGGTTAGCGCGGATCAGGTCTTTGTACTTATCGATCTCAGCCTTCGACGCCCGTGGGCCGAGCAGAATGCCATAGCCACCCGATTCGTTGGCTGGCTTGATCACCAGCTTATCGATGTTGCCGATGACATGCTCCATCTGGACCGGATCGCCGCACACAAACGACGGAACGTTGGGAAGAATCGTATCTTCGCCCAGGTAGTACTTGATCATCTGCGGCACGAAGGCATACACCGCTTTGTCGTCGGCAATGCCAGTGCCCGGTGCATTGGCGAGGGCCACTCGGCCAGCGTTATACACTTCCATGATTCCCGGCACGCCGAGCGTGGAATCGGGGCGGAAGCATTTGGGATCGAGAAAATCGTCGTCGATGCGGCGGTAGATCACGTCGACCCGTTCGAGTCCCTTGGTCGTCTTCATGTAGACGTAGCCATCGGAGACCAAAAGGTCGGAACCTTGCACGAGTTCGACACCCATCCGCTGCGCGAGGAAGCAGTGCTCGAAATAGGCCGAGTTGTAGATGCCCGGTGTGAGCACCACGACGTTCGGGTCGCGCACACCTTCGGGAGCAATGAACTGCAAGGTCTCGAGCAAACGCTCGGGATAGTCTTCGACCGGCAAGATCGAGAAGCCGTCGAATCCTTGCGGGAACGTTCGCTTCATCACTTCGCGGTTCTCGAGGACATACGACACACCGCTGGGACAGCGTAGATTGTCTTCCAGCACGTACATCTGACCATCGCCATCGCGGACGAGGTCGGTGCCTGTGATGTGACACCAAACACCCTTCGGGGGGTGGGTTCCCTCAAGTTGCTTGAGGTAATTTTTGCCCGAGTGAATCAGCCACTCAGGAACGGCACCATCTTTCACGATCTTGCGACCGTTGTAGACGTCGTCGATGAACAGATTGAGCGCGTGGATGCGCTGCTTCAGGCCACGCTCGATCGTTTCCCATTCGGCACCATCGATGATGCGGGGAACGATGTCGAAGGGCCAGATCTTCTCGGTGCCAGCCTCGTGGCCGTACACGTTGAAGGTAATACCCATATTCAGAAACGCCAGTTCGGCCGCTTTTTGTCGCCGCTGGAGTTCTTCAAAGGTGAGAGTCGCGAGTCGTTTGACGAGCATCTCACCGCGCGGCCGGGGTTGGCCGTCGGGAGAAAAAACCTCGTCATAAAACCCTTCTGTCTGGTACGTCTCGAAGTTCATAAGCCCGCCTTGCCGTGAACGACGCTGCCCAAAAAACGGGCACACCTCGAACGAGTGCTGTGCACCTGTCGAGATTTCTAAAGGGTTAAGCACCCCGCACCTCCGAAAGGCAACTACCATGCCGAATGTCGCTTGAAGTGACCCTTCGAGTCAACACCCCGCGAGAAGTTTAAGCCTGACGTCAGGTATCGGCTCCCACCACTAGCAGGCATTTCACGATGTCAAGGAATGCGACTCGCGACAACCTTACTCGTTGTGCTAAAGAAACGTGCAAGTGCGCTACTGACGGCCACAGCATGCCGATGAACTACGCATCGAAGGATGCCAAGCCGTCGCAAGCTGTTCGTTAGTGGCCGGTAAACTTACTTCGCGCGACCAAGATGCAAATCGATCGTTCGTAGAATGTGCAGCGCTACTGCCTCTTTCGTGCCGGTAGCCGAGGTAACCACCTCTCCCTGACGCCCCAGGATCTCGACCTCGTTACTGAGCGAGTCCATTGCCGAGGGGCCATTGAGCACCATTAAGTCGCAACTCTTTTTTTGCAGCTTGGTTAAGGCGCGGAACCGCTGATCGTCGGTTTCGAGCGCAAAACCAACGAGCCACTGATCTTGGCGCTTAATGCTACCGAGGCTCGCCATCACATCGGGAGTCTCGACAAGTTCCAGCCGCAGCGGCTCTCCCGTCTTGCTGATTTTTTGTGCGGCTACCTTTTGTGGACGATAGTCACACGGCGCTGCCGCTCCAATGGCTCCATCGCACCCCACGAACTCTCGCAGGCAAACCTCGAGCAAGTCCTCGGTGCTAATGATGTCGATCACCTCCGCTGCTGCTGGATAGGTCACCTGCACGGGACCACTCACCACCAGCACGTCGTGCCCCAGCGAAAGTGCTGCTTCGGCAAGCGCCTTTCCCATCCGGCCGCTACTTCCGTTGGTCAGGTATCGCACGGGATCGAGATACTGACGCGTCGGTCCCGATGTGATCAAGATGCGAGCCATGCATGATCCAAAGTGAATGCAGAATAAGAGAGGGCGTGATTCCGGAGAGCTGATCGATGTAGCCCCGATCACGAGTCTAACGGAAAAGAGGGGACTGGAACGCCCCCTGCTGCGGAAGTGCACCTTGCTGATTGTCGGGCACTGGCTGGAAGCTGCGGATGCGGCCGCGGGGAGTCAGCCCTTCAACCGAAATCGGCTCACGCAAGCTTTCGATCGCCATGTTCCCGGCCGAATCACGCACTTCGATCCGGAGGTAGATCTGCCGCGGACTTCGAGGATCAAATTCCCAAAAGTATTGTCCCGTGTTGGGCAGCCCAGCGGCGATCGGGGTAAAAGGCCCCTCGGGACGTTCTGCCATCGATAGCGTGATGGGACGAGGCAACAGATGTTTGTCCGAAGCTTCCCAGCGGATGTCGAGCCTACCAGCCTGATCGCCACTTCCGTAGGCTGCTTGGGTGATACGAGCCGTCGGTTTCGTGGTATCGATGCCAACCCAAATGTCGGACGGATCGCCCGACTTCGGCTGATTGCCCACAAGTCCGTTGCGGCCAATAATCACCACACGAAAACCGTAGCTCGCTTCACCACTCACTTCCACATCCATTGGACTTTGGCGGTCGGGGTCGCTCCCCCATTTCATCCAGGTCTGTCCGCCGTCGTTGGTCCCCCACAGTTCCACTTCCGCAATCCCCTCGGGGCCAACGGTTTCTACGTCGTAGTCGAGCGTGAAGCGTTTGGTGTTTGTAAGACGCGTGGGGGCATCGAGCAAATCATCTTGCGAAGCCGAAGGCCGTGACGCATCGGGTTGTCCACTCGATGCGGGAGGGGGCAGGACTTCCTCGCTTCGCATCACTGTCTGTGGCTGCGATGGAGGAGGGGCATACGACTCGCGCGGAGCAGGATTCTCGAACTCCGGTGGAAGTGGCGTGTCTGACGGGAGTGGTCGCGAGCTATCGGATACAGCTGGTGGATACTGCGGCTGTTCGTACGACGGTGGGGGCAAAGCTTCGCTCCCCAGCATGGTGTCGCTTCCGCTGGGTGGAGGGAGCGATTCGACACTGTTGCCATCGCGCGGCACACTCGCCAGACGATCTGTTCGCAGATTGGCTGGGTATGGATTGTTAACGATCTCTCCTTGCGTGTTCTCTTGAGGAACGTTGGTCGCTGGAGGGACGGTCGAAGGTGGAAGTTGATTGTCGGTGGGCCACGGACGCGCCGAAGGATCGATCTGCGATGCTGCCATCTGGGGCGGAGCGACTTGCGGCTGAACCGTTTCTCCCATCCGAACTTGCTGTGTGTAATACCCCACGTTCCCGGCAGCGTCTGCGACCTCGGCTCGCAAGTTAATGTTGCGGCTGCGGGCCACAATGCTGGCC
This window of the Pirellula staleyi DSM 6068 genome carries:
- a CDS encoding alpha-E domain-containing protein → MLSRVADSIFWMSRYIERAENVARFINVNLKLSLDLGSQTAGQWAPLVYTTGDQDFFKEHYVDPDQRKVIEFLAFDAKNPNSIVSCLRYARENARTVREMISSLMWEELNKYFLTVRSAATDRSVFDSPFDFFNQIILSSHLMEGITDATMSHGEAWHFARLGRLLERADKTSRILDVKYFILLPSERDVGTALDTIQWSALLESASALEMYRKRHGRITPAQVADFLILDREFPRAMHFCLIEAENSLAAISGHRGDRIYSSAEQRLGRLRSELNYSRIDEIVNDGLHEFIDDFQQKLNDVGESIYETFFAPTAGAQGPVTTQTQSQTQSR
- a CDS encoding circularly permuted type 2 ATP-grasp protein; the encoded protein is MNFETYQTEGFYDEVFSPDGQPRPRGEMLVKRLATLTFEELQRRQKAAELAFLNMGITFNVYGHEAGTEKIWPFDIVPRIIDGAEWETIERGLKQRIHALNLFIDDVYNGRKIVKDGAVPEWLIHSGKNYLKQLEGTHPPKGVWCHITGTDLVRDGDGQMYVLEDNLRCPSGVSYVLENREVMKRTFPQGFDGFSILPVEDYPERLLETLQFIAPEGVRDPNVVVLTPGIYNSAYFEHCFLAQRMGVELVQGSDLLVSDGYVYMKTTKGLERVDVIYRRIDDDFLDPKCFRPDSTLGVPGIMEVYNAGRVALANAPGTGIADDKAVYAFVPQMIKYYLGEDTILPNVPSFVCGDPVQMEHVIGNIDKLVIKPANESGGYGILLGPRASKAEIDKYKDLIRANPRNYIAQPMLALSRVPTIVEDHFEGRHVDLRPYILHGREIYVLPGGLTRVALRKGSLVVNSSQGGGSKDTWVLRNGYHAK
- a CDS encoding circularly permuted type 2 ATP-grasp protein, with amino-acid sequence MSVVTPVSGPKPPGGLLAEYQPPVGTFDELVDGGVIRPHWQQFASSLSEITAPELLERWEQARRVIRENGVTYNVHGDPAGMTRPWELDALPLLVQGSEWNKLSAGLTQRATLLNLILADLYGQQRLLAEGLLPPELVLAHPGFLRPCHGLSVPRSRYLYIYAGHLARDNSGNWMVMADRARGPTGAGYALENRIVISRMLPDVFRDAQVERLAKFFLTFRETLQAVAHAQDNPRIVLLTPGPASPTYFEDAYIARYLGFALVEGGDLTVRDDHVYLKTLGGLLKVDVILRRLRDEECDPLELRGDSLHGIPGLVHAARSGHVVLANALGCSVLESHALIPFLPTLARYFLREDLLLPSVRTWWCGDGESLQLVLDNLQELVIKPSFPGPGLSPIYGARLTKEQLSEWRAKIKCAPQNYVAQELVSGSTAPVWNNGVMGPSHVAVRTFAVAKGDSYEVMPGGLARVSTTPDALGESALGGQGSKDVWVLADSPVTPVTLLHPAGTPVVVQRSSNDLPSRVADNLYWLGRHVERAESSARILRSFITRYTSESGMHGPQSLGTLLHVLAELGQLRPEFMALPPSAQFAQLESELIAGVFDPKKTASIASMLSMLRRTAATVRDRISIDSWRILNRLGQEVLAQVKPDDVPLADVLSILNRLILDISAFSGMGTESMTRGPGWRFLDMGRRLERSLHGLILLKSTLAIPAAEEDSVFEALLEIADSSMTYRSRYLTTLQLPPLLDLLITDETNPRAIAFQLAALGSHVDALPRSASQLLLTSEQRIVLSALTDVRLSDVYALAEVEKDGHRRQLEALLARSADQLRALSDEITRHYLIHAGPSRQMNEIRPSGRLYFPDNDLSPS
- a CDS encoding phosphopantothenoylcysteine decarboxylase, whose amino-acid sequence is MARILITSGPTRQYLDPVRYLTNGSSGRMGKALAEAALSLGHDVLVVSGPVQVTYPAAAEVIDIISTEDLLEVCLREFVGCDGAIGAAAPCDYRPQKVAAQKISKTGEPLRLELVETPDVMASLGSIKRQDQWLVGFALETDDQRFRALTKLQKKSCDLMVLNGPSAMDSLSNEVEILGRQGEVVTSATGTKEAVALHILRTIDLHLGRAK
- a CDS encoding transglutaminase family protein: MIKYKVVHTTVYNYSKAVPICHNELHLMPRDHRRQSCVSHRLRVRPTPNRMETRLDYYGNHTGFFSIQEGHQRLSVTAVSQVQVIEPEIPVAESTPPWEEIRDRFALGQPPWWLDARQFVYDSPHIPTSDELRAYAMPSFTPGRPWLAAILDLTKRIFKEFVYDPQATTISTPILTVLKSRRGVCQDFAHLQIGCLRSLGLPARYVSGYLLTSPPPGQPKLVGADASHAWLSAYCPELGWIDFDPTNNQIPATKHITLAWGRDYSDVCPIKGVLIGGGQHRMRVAVDVSALP